One window of Desulfobacca acetoxidans DSM 11109 genomic DNA carries:
- a CDS encoding menaquinone biosynthesis decarboxylase → MGYDSLQKFIKVLEKQGELRRITQPFSPHLEITEVTDRVCKLKDGGPALLFENVPGYDMPVLMNAFGSMKRMCLSLEVNDLEEIAADILSFLEAEAPNTLMKKLKMIPKLRRLANIFPKTVGRAPCQEVVLQGDEVDLTKIPVLTCWPLDGGPFITLPVVITHHPVTGKRNVGMYRLQVYDKNTTGMHWHKHKGGAAHYRAAEHRRERLPAAVAIGPDPAVTYAATAPLPDDLDEMIFAGFLRQEPVELVQCVDVPLYVPAASQIVLEGYIEPGERRREGPFGDHTGYYSLADEYPVFHVTALTRRREPVYPATIVGKPPMEDCYLAKATERLFLPLIKKTLPEIVDMNLPMEGVFHNLAFISIDKRYPGHARKVMHALWGLGQMMFCKMIVIYDREVDVQDLGAVLWRLGNNVDPRRDVVFVDGPVDALDHASPLPHYGSKMGIDATRKWPEEGFTREWPAVIEMDSGVREKVDRIWDRLGLNNDRSR, encoded by the coding sequence ATGGGCTATGACAGCCTGCAGAAATTTATCAAGGTTTTGGAGAAGCAGGGGGAGTTGAGGCGCATTACGCAGCCCTTCAGTCCGCACTTGGAGATCACCGAGGTCACCGACCGGGTCTGCAAGCTGAAGGACGGCGGCCCGGCGCTGCTCTTCGAGAACGTGCCGGGTTACGACATGCCGGTGCTGATGAACGCCTTCGGCTCCATGAAGCGCATGTGCCTCTCCCTGGAGGTCAATGACCTGGAAGAAATCGCCGCCGACATCCTAAGTTTCCTGGAGGCCGAGGCGCCTAACACCCTGATGAAAAAACTCAAAATGATCCCTAAGTTGCGGCGGCTGGCCAACATCTTCCCAAAAACCGTCGGCCGGGCACCCTGCCAGGAGGTGGTGCTGCAGGGAGATGAGGTGGACCTGACCAAAATTCCGGTGCTCACCTGTTGGCCCCTGGATGGCGGGCCGTTCATCACGCTGCCGGTGGTCATCACCCACCACCCGGTGACGGGGAAGCGCAACGTGGGCATGTACCGGCTGCAGGTGTACGACAAGAATACCACCGGCATGCACTGGCATAAACACAAGGGCGGGGCGGCGCACTACCGGGCGGCGGAACACCGGCGGGAGAGACTCCCTGCGGCCGTGGCCATCGGCCCCGACCCGGCGGTAACCTACGCCGCCACTGCCCCCCTGCCCGACGATCTGGACGAAATGATCTTTGCCGGATTCCTGCGCCAGGAGCCGGTGGAATTGGTGCAATGCGTTGATGTCCCTTTATATGTTCCGGCGGCTTCCCAGATCGTGCTGGAAGGGTATATCGAACCGGGGGAGAGGCGCCGCGAGGGACCTTTCGGGGACCACACCGGCTACTACTCCCTGGCAGATGAGTACCCGGTTTTCCACGTCACCGCCCTGACCCGGCGGCGCGAGCCTGTCTATCCGGCCACCATCGTCGGCAAGCCCCCCATGGAAGACTGCTACCTGGCCAAGGCCACCGAACGCCTTTTCCTGCCGTTGATCAAAAAGACGCTGCCGGAGATCGTGGACATGAACCTGCCCATGGAAGGGGTGTTCCACAACCTGGCCTTCATCTCCATCGACAAGCGCTACCCCGGCCACGCCCGCAAGGTGATGCACGCCCTGTGGGGGCTGGGACAGATGATGTTCTGCAAGATGATCGTCATCTATGACAGGGAAGTGGACGTGCAGGACCTGGGGGCGGTGTTATGGCGGCTGGGAAACAATGTCGATCCCCGGCGGGACGTAGTCTTCGTGGACGGGCCGGTGGACGCTTTGGACCACGCCTCGCCACTGCCGCACTACGGTTCCAAGATGGGCATCGACGCCACCCGCAAGTGGCCGGAAGAGGGTTTTACCCGGGAATGGCCGGCAGTCATCGAGATGGACTCTGGCGTTAGAGAGAAGGTGGATAGAATTTGGGACCGTTTGGGATTAAATAATGACCGCAGCAGGTAA
- a CDS encoding efflux RND transporter periplasmic adaptor subunit: protein MQNPYTLSYCFKDLRYPKKLSFFLIAAALSLLLAGCSGSKPEAPARPPAPVTVATVVQKTMPMVLKAIGNVEAYSTVQVKSQVEGQVVRVHFQEGQEVKKGELMFTIDPRPFEAQLQQALANLARDQALLENARRDARRYEALIRQNLVSTGEYEQYATKAASLEATVKADAAAVENARLKLEYTAISSPIDGKTGDILINQGNLVKANDEKAILVVINQIVPIYVNFTLPEQHLPEVKKYMNRRRLRVEVAIPPAEQYCSFGELVFVDNKVDQATGTVQLKALFQNQDRTLWPGQFVNVSLILTEQPNALVIPAQALQVGQQGNYVYVIIADRTAEARPVELDRTADGSAVIKSGLKSGEEVVIDGQLRLYPGAKVEIQNPSPPAIGPERPS, encoded by the coding sequence ATGCAAAATCCGTATACTCTAAGCTATTGTTTTAAAGACCTTCGCTATCCGAAAAAATTATCCTTTTTTCTTATTGCTGCAGCTCTATCGCTTCTCCTGGCCGGCTGCAGTGGCAGCAAACCGGAGGCGCCGGCCCGACCACCAGCTCCCGTGACGGTTGCGACCGTAGTTCAAAAGACTATGCCGATGGTTTTGAAGGCGATCGGTAATGTAGAAGCATATTCCACTGTTCAGGTGAAGTCCCAGGTGGAGGGCCAGGTGGTTAGAGTTCACTTTCAAGAAGGCCAGGAGGTCAAAAAAGGCGAGTTGATGTTCACCATCGACCCGCGTCCCTTCGAAGCTCAGCTTCAACAGGCCTTGGCCAACCTGGCCCGGGATCAGGCCCTCCTGGAGAACGCCCGCCGGGATGCCCGGCGCTATGAAGCCCTAATCCGCCAGAATCTCGTCAGCACCGGTGAATATGAGCAGTATGCTACCAAGGCCGCCTCTCTCGAAGCCACGGTCAAGGCCGACGCCGCCGCGGTGGAGAACGCCCGCCTGAAACTGGAATACACCGCTATTAGCTCGCCTATCGACGGCAAGACCGGCGACATCCTGATCAACCAGGGCAATTTGGTAAAAGCCAACGATGAAAAGGCCATCCTGGTGGTCATCAATCAGATCGTCCCCATCTATGTCAACTTCACCCTGCCGGAGCAACACCTGCCGGAAGTCAAAAAATATATGAACCGGAGGCGCCTCCGGGTGGAGGTAGCCATCCCGCCAGCCGAACAATACTGCTCCTTTGGTGAACTGGTCTTTGTGGACAACAAAGTGGATCAGGCCACCGGCACCGTGCAATTAAAGGCCCTTTTCCAGAATCAGGATCGCACTCTCTGGCCGGGCCAATTTGTCAACGTCAGCCTGATCCTGACGGAGCAGCCCAATGCTCTGGTGATTCCCGCTCAGGCCCTACAGGTAGGGCAGCAGGGAAATTACGTTTACGTCATCATAGCGGATCGAACTGCAGAGGCCCGCCCTGTTGAACTTGACCGGACTGCAGACGGCTCTGCGGTTATCAAATCCGGTCTCAAATCCGGCGAAGAAGTCGTCATTGACGGCCAGCTACGGCTGT
- a CDS encoding TetR/AcrR family transcriptional regulator: MPEIVRPTFLNLPEAKQARIIDAALEEFASKGYPQASLNVIVARSGIAKGSLYQYFTDKSGVFLYIFDFAISFVRRILVQVKESTLGEDFFTRLEKSLLAGVAFIKEHPRIYGIYLKILFDQQVPQRQELLRAVRQFSADYLQSLLRQGMARGELRPGLPQQTTTFLLDALLDRFLQAVSVPAFDVALGLDQATEEELGQRVRELVSVLRHGLADGDKPYE; encoded by the coding sequence ATGCCAGAGATCGTCCGCCCGACTTTTCTCAATCTGCCCGAGGCCAAACAGGCCCGCATCATCGATGCCGCCCTGGAGGAATTCGCCAGCAAGGGCTACCCTCAGGCCAGCCTCAATGTCATCGTGGCCCGCTCCGGCATCGCCAAGGGTTCCCTCTACCAGTATTTTACCGACAAGAGCGGAGTTTTTCTCTATATTTTTGACTTTGCGATCTCCTTTGTCCGGCGGATTTTAGTTCAGGTGAAGGAGAGCACCCTCGGGGAAGATTTTTTCACCCGTCTGGAGAAATCCCTCCTGGCAGGGGTCGCTTTCATCAAAGAACATCCGAGAATTTACGGCATTTATCTGAAGATTCTGTTCGATCAGCAGGTGCCGCAGCGGCAGGAACTGCTCCGGGCGGTCCGTCAATTTTCCGCTGATTATCTGCAGTCTCTACTGCGTCAGGGAATGGCCCGGGGGGAACTGCGGCCGGGGTTGCCTCAGCAGACCACCACTTTCCTCCTGGACGCCCTGCTGGACCGCTTTCTCCAAGCAGTCAGCGTCCCGGCCTTTGACGTTGCCCTCGGGTTGGACCAGGCCACCGAAGAGGAGTTGGGCCAGCGGGTTCGGGAGCTGGTGAGCGTCCTGCGGCATGGTTTAGCTGACGGCGACAAGCCTTACGAATGA
- the mqnC gene encoding cyclic dehypoxanthinyl futalosine synthase: MSHSTSAIEAKITSGGRLTLTEALPLWDLDILTLGRWANYIRRQRHPETWVSYVVDRNINYTNICLSGCRFCAFFRPPGHPEGYVLPWPELTQKLEETLALGGTGVLLQGGLNPDLPFGYYKELLRFIRRSGLHVHGFSPPEITFFAKTFGLTIEEVIVHLREAGLGSIPGGGAEILTDRVRRALAPSKCTTEEWLTVMETAHRLGLRTTATMMFGHIETQAERLEHLWRLREIQDRTGGFIAFIPWSYQPGGTALGGATTDVVDYLKTLAIARIVLDNIANLQVSWVTQGAKVAQIALEFGANDFGSTMIEENVVAATGVGFRLSQQEIERQIVSAGYEPKQRDHVYRIMAPRQP, from the coding sequence ATGTCTCATTCGACTTCGGCCATCGAGGCCAAAATCACCTCCGGGGGGCGTCTCACCCTCACAGAAGCCCTGCCGCTCTGGGACCTGGATATCCTGACCCTGGGCCGCTGGGCCAACTATATACGCCGCCAGCGGCATCCCGAAACCTGGGTCAGCTATGTGGTAGACCGCAACATCAATTACACCAATATCTGCCTCTCCGGCTGCCGCTTCTGCGCCTTCTTCCGGCCACCCGGCCATCCCGAGGGATATGTCTTGCCCTGGCCGGAATTGACCCAAAAACTGGAAGAAACCCTGGCCCTGGGCGGCACCGGCGTCCTGCTGCAAGGCGGCCTCAATCCTGACCTGCCATTCGGATATTACAAGGAGCTGCTCCGTTTTATCCGGCGCTCGGGTCTGCATGTCCATGGCTTTTCGCCGCCGGAAATCACCTTTTTTGCCAAGACCTTTGGACTTACCATCGAGGAAGTAATAGTTCACCTCCGTGAGGCCGGCTTGGGGTCGATTCCCGGCGGTGGCGCCGAGATTCTGACCGACCGGGTGCGCCGGGCCCTGGCCCCGAGCAAATGCACTACCGAGGAATGGCTTACCGTCATGGAGACCGCCCACCGTCTTGGCCTGCGCACTACCGCCACCATGATGTTCGGCCACATTGAGACCCAGGCCGAGCGCCTGGAGCACCTCTGGCGCTTACGTGAGATCCAGGACCGCACCGGCGGCTTTATCGCCTTCATCCCCTGGAGCTATCAACCCGGCGGCACGGCTCTGGGTGGCGCCACAACGGACGTGGTGGATTATCTCAAAACCCTGGCTATTGCCCGAATCGTTTTGGACAATATTGCCAACCTGCAGGTCTCCTGGGTCACCCAGGGGGCCAAAGTGGCTCAGATTGCCTTGGAATTCGGGGCCAACGACTTCGGCTCAACCATGATCGAAGAGAACGTCGTCGCCGCCACCGGCGTCGGTTTCCGCCTCTCGCAACAGGAAATCGAACGGCAGATCGTATCGGCAGGATACGAACCGAAACAGCGGGATCACGTCTACCGGATAATGGCCCCAAGGCAACCATGA
- a CDS encoding menaquinone biosynthetic enzyme MqnA/MqnD family protein gives MPDLPRLGRIRYINVLPIYYAIDRAICPNGFQVVSGTPAELNEQMRGGFLEVSAISSYEYGRRFRDYLLLPELSISTVGDVGSVLFFSRLPFQRLSGREVVLSAASATSAALVKVVLAELYGARPLCRTGAVTDQFADGVCGMLAIGDEALRLRARGIYPYFLDLGRAWHDLTGLPFVFGVWAARRDVWERQPDLVTYLHRTLVSSKLQGCNALSDICRQATAQVNLSEAELLDYFQKLKYDLDAGQQEGLTAFFRYLHRYGDLPEMPELRFIPGGQETAFPGPPPQLI, from the coding sequence ATGCCTGATCTACCCCGCCTGGGTCGGATTCGCTATATCAACGTGCTCCCCATCTACTACGCCATCGACCGGGCCATCTGCCCCAACGGCTTTCAGGTGGTCTCCGGCACCCCGGCGGAACTGAACGAGCAGATGCGGGGCGGTTTCCTGGAGGTGAGCGCCATCTCCAGCTACGAGTACGGCCGCCGCTTTCGGGACTACCTGCTGCTGCCGGAACTGTCCATCAGCACCGTGGGCGACGTGGGGAGCGTGCTGTTCTTCAGCCGCCTCCCTTTCCAGCGCCTCTCCGGCCGCGAGGTGGTGCTGAGCGCGGCCTCGGCCACCTCCGCCGCCCTGGTCAAGGTGGTGCTGGCGGAACTCTACGGGGCCCGGCCCCTGTGCCGCACCGGTGCGGTGACCGACCAGTTCGCGGACGGCGTCTGCGGCATGCTGGCCATCGGGGATGAAGCCCTGCGCCTGCGGGCCCGGGGCATCTACCCTTACTTCCTGGATCTGGGCCGGGCCTGGCACGACCTCACCGGCCTCCCCTTTGTCTTCGGAGTCTGGGCCGCCCGCCGCGATGTTTGGGAGCGCCAACCCGACCTGGTAACCTACCTCCACCGGACCCTGGTGTCCTCCAAACTCCAGGGCTGCAACGCCCTGAGCGATATCTGCCGCCAGGCCACGGCCCAGGTGAACCTCAGCGAAGCCGAACTGCTGGATTACTTTCAAAAATTAAAGTATGATCTGGACGCGGGCCAGCAGGAGGGCCTGACGGCTTTTTTCCGGTACTTGCACAGGTACGGGGACTTGCCGGAGATGCCAGAGTTGAGGTTTATTCCGGGAGGACAGGAAACAGCGTTCCCCGGCCCTCCCCCACAACTCATCTAA
- a CDS encoding outer membrane protein, with translation MKKGKMIWLAVIAALVLAPTLCWAEMYVEGYIGGVAASSSSGGVSVNGTNVPGFAGRYDNPFILGGLKVGTWFVKEGFLGYDYPDWMKYLGFHLDFSYHRLNFSRQLISGTGVTIESEGYAATLAFMFTGRYGFLPDQDVPFGRLQPYISVGPGILFSGQKATAGTGAASIDTPSNSTTDIALVVDAGVRYYALKNVSLDAFYRFRWAEPKYNYTVLGNTLDVKPDYQLHSFQIGVAYHF, from the coding sequence ATGAAAAAGGGGAAAATGATCTGGCTGGCGGTAATTGCCGCCTTGGTCCTGGCGCCAACTCTGTGTTGGGCCGAAATGTATGTGGAAGGGTATATCGGCGGGGTCGCAGCCTCTAGCTCAAGCGGCGGTGTGTCGGTAAATGGCACCAATGTACCTGGTTTTGCGGGAAGGTATGACAACCCGTTTATCCTCGGAGGCTTGAAAGTCGGCACCTGGTTCGTCAAAGAAGGCTTCCTGGGTTACGATTACCCCGACTGGATGAAGTACTTGGGATTCCATCTGGATTTCAGCTACCATCGGCTGAACTTCTCCCGGCAGCTTATTAGCGGCACTGGTGTAACCATTGAATCCGAAGGTTATGCCGCCACCCTGGCCTTTATGTTTACCGGGCGATATGGTTTTCTGCCGGATCAAGATGTGCCGTTTGGACGGTTGCAGCCTTATATATCCGTCGGTCCTGGCATCCTCTTCTCAGGACAGAAAGCGACGGCTGGAACAGGGGCAGCTAGCATAGATACTCCTTCAAATTCCACCACTGATATTGCCCTCGTTGTCGATGCCGGTGTACGGTACTATGCATTGAAAAATGTCTCTCTGGATGCTTTTTACCGCTTCCGTTGGGCTGAACCCAAGTATAACTATACTGTTCTTGGAAACACTTTAGATGTAAAACCCGATTACCAGTTGCATTCCTTCCAGATCGGCGTGGCGTATCACTTCTAG
- a CDS encoding UbiA-like polyprenyltransferase, whose protein sequence is MLILLEMIKIEHTVFALPFAFMGALLAARGLPTGRQAFFILLAMVGARSTAMAFNRLVDQRYDALNPRTATRALPQGLISRRATIIFILASALLFFFAAAQLNNLALLLSPVALAVVLFYSYTKRFTWASHLFLGAALAIAPAAGWIAVRGDITGLPLLLSLTVLLWVAGFDILYSLQDEDFDRTVGLHSLPCRLGRAKAMRLALIFHLGAGFGFILVGYLAGLGMIFYIAAVLAGLLLLVEHTLLSPQDLSRLNHAFFTLNGLVGLVLGIATLLSVWP, encoded by the coding sequence TTGCTTATTTTGCTCGAGATGATCAAGATCGAGCATACCGTCTTCGCCCTGCCGTTTGCCTTTATGGGGGCCTTGCTGGCCGCCCGGGGGCTTCCCACCGGCCGCCAGGCCTTTTTTATCCTCCTGGCTATGGTAGGGGCCCGGAGCACCGCTATGGCCTTTAACCGGCTGGTGGATCAGCGCTATGATGCCCTCAATCCCCGCACTGCCACCCGAGCCCTTCCCCAAGGGCTCATCAGCCGGAGGGCGACGATAATCTTCATCCTAGCCAGCGCCCTGCTCTTTTTCTTTGCCGCGGCACAACTAAACAATCTGGCCCTGCTGCTTTCCCCGGTGGCCCTGGCGGTGGTGCTCTTCTATTCCTACACCAAACGCTTTACCTGGGCCTCGCACCTGTTTTTGGGAGCGGCGCTGGCCATCGCCCCGGCGGCCGGCTGGATCGCGGTCCGGGGCGACATTACCGGCCTGCCGTTGCTATTGTCTCTGACAGTGCTCCTGTGGGTAGCCGGCTTTGATATCCTTTATTCCCTTCAGGATGAGGACTTTGACCGCACCGTGGGGCTGCATTCCCTGCCCTGCCGCCTCGGGCGCGCCAAGGCCATGCGGTTGGCGCTAATCTTTCATCTTGGAGCCGGTTTTGGCTTCATCCTGGTGGGATATCTGGCAGGTTTGGGGATGATCTTTTACATCGCCGCCGTTCTGGCCGGTCTCTTGCTCCTGGTGGAGCATACCTTGTTGTCCCCCCAGGATCTGTCGCGTCTCAATCACGCCTTTTTCACACTGAACGGTCTGGTTGGCCTCGTTTTGGGAATTGCGACACTCTTGAGCGTCTGGCCCTGA
- a CDS encoding MTAP family purine nucleoside phosphorylase has translation MTYNPQIAIIARVGAHQDFLRQGLDVRHCQTYDTPFGCSNPVHLFKYQDIDFAVLSRHGEDGYRVSAPFVNDRANLYALKTLGVEKILAWCAPGAINETMAPGDLVVPHDILDEGQQQPYTFFPHRGLGFVRQNPVFCPELRQAVIQTLQNGPLPLHPAAVYTATTGPRLETPAEIRKYRLLGGDLVGMTLVPEVFLARELELCYTALCYVVNYAEGVKDRPYQPGILFEGLATPEEIKRVQAVEAALGELALKLLPGLAAAPRQCPCPWLMERYRQRGDIGTDWRQWFRS, from the coding sequence ATGACTTATAATCCCCAGATAGCCATCATTGCCCGCGTCGGGGCTCACCAGGATTTCCTCAGGCAGGGTTTAGATGTGCGCCACTGCCAAACCTATGACACCCCCTTCGGCTGCAGCAATCCGGTGCATCTCTTTAAATATCAAGATATTGACTTTGCCGTGCTTTCAAGACATGGAGAGGACGGCTACCGCGTCTCTGCACCCTTCGTCAATGACCGGGCCAATTTATACGCCTTAAAAACCCTGGGGGTGGAGAAGATTCTGGCCTGGTGCGCCCCCGGAGCCATCAACGAAACCATGGCGCCGGGAGACCTGGTTGTCCCCCATGATATTTTGGATGAAGGTCAGCAACAACCGTACACCTTCTTTCCCCACCGGGGTTTGGGCTTTGTCCGCCAGAATCCGGTCTTCTGTCCCGAACTGCGGCAGGCGGTAATCCAAACCCTGCAAAACGGGCCTCTTCCCCTTCATCCGGCGGCGGTCTATACCGCCACCACCGGCCCCCGCCTGGAGACCCCGGCGGAAATCCGCAAATACCGGCTGTTGGGCGGCGACCTGGTGGGCATGACCCTGGTCCCGGAGGTCTTCCTGGCGCGAGAGCTGGAGTTGTGTTACACAGCCCTCTGTTACGTGGTCAATTATGCCGAGGGAGTAAAAGATCGACCTTATCAACCGGGCATCCTGTTTGAAGGGTTGGCCACGCCTGAGGAGATCAAACGGGTTCAGGCGGTGGAGGCGGCTTTGGGGGAATTGGCCCTGAAGCTCCTGCCGGGGTTGGCTGCAGCACCCCGCCAGTGCCCCTGCCCCTGGCTCATGGAACGGTACCGTCAGCGAGGCGATATCGGTACGGACTGGCGGCAGTGGTTCAGGTCATGA
- a CDS encoding amidohydrolase family protein: MNKPSIIIHQARWIVPVTGPVIEAGAVAIADGHIRAVGPAADLRRQPWDAWEDHGDGAIMPALVNAHTHLELTALRGRIAAQERWQDWLSAALAEMATLTLEDLQAGAAAGIAELRRFGTGLVAEISNTGLSLPALAKSGLEFCYFFECLGFDLTGAGPLETGFPIFAAPAALTLTNFSAAAHAPYSVSAPLCQRIAAWNRSHGRPSAVHLAESREEERFLQTGGGFFRSLLMLRGRWRPDFQPPGVSPAHYLDSLGFFAGPALAAHGVWLDAADRKLLARRGARVVLCPRSNLFTGTGLPNLTALEADGVRLALGTDSLASNHDLNLFRELEVLREQFPAVPPGRLVRLATLNGAAALGREADLGSLDPGKRAALLLVPVDAGAGDFWDALLAAGAMGEVRWLSPPKETCHA; encoded by the coding sequence ATGAACAAGCCGTCGATCATAATCCATCAAGCCCGCTGGATAGTCCCGGTGACGGGACCGGTCATCGAAGCCGGGGCGGTGGCAATCGCCGACGGCCACATCCGCGCCGTGGGACCGGCCGCCGACCTGCGGCGGCAGCCCTGGGATGCCTGGGAGGACCATGGCGACGGGGCCATCATGCCGGCCCTGGTCAACGCTCACACCCACCTGGAACTGACTGCCCTACGGGGGCGGATTGCCGCCCAGGAGCGTTGGCAGGACTGGCTGAGCGCGGCCCTGGCGGAAATGGCCACCCTCACTCTTGAGGACCTGCAGGCCGGGGCGGCCGCCGGGATAGCGGAACTGCGTCGCTTCGGCACCGGCCTGGTGGCCGAAATCAGCAACACTGGCCTTAGCCTCCCGGCCCTTGCAAAAAGCGGCCTGGAGTTCTGTTACTTTTTCGAGTGCCTGGGCTTCGATCTTACCGGGGCGGGGCCGCTGGAGACTGGTTTCCCCATCTTTGCCGCCCCAGCGGCCCTAACTCTGACCAATTTCTCCGCTGCGGCGCACGCCCCCTATTCAGTCTCGGCCCCCCTCTGCCAGCGGATTGCCGCCTGGAACCGAAGCCATGGGCGCCCCAGCGCCGTGCATCTGGCCGAATCGAGGGAGGAGGAACGGTTTCTGCAGACAGGGGGCGGTTTTTTCCGGAGCCTCTTGATGCTGCGGGGCCGCTGGCGGCCCGATTTTCAGCCTCCTGGGGTCTCCCCGGCCCATTACCTGGATAGCCTGGGTTTCTTCGCCGGCCCCGCCCTGGCGGCCCATGGGGTATGGCTTGATGCAGCCGACCGAAAGCTTTTGGCTCGGCGGGGGGCCCGGGTAGTGCTCTGCCCCCGCTCGAACCTGTTTACCGGAACCGGGTTGCCAAATCTGACGGCTCTGGAGGCGGACGGCGTGCGGTTGGCCCTGGGCACCGACTCCCTGGCCTCCAACCATGACCTGAACCTGTTCCGGGAGCTGGAAGTGCTGCGGGAGCAGTTCCCGGCGGTGCCGCCGGGGCGGCTGGTGCGCCTGGCCACCCTAAACGGGGCCGCCGCCCTGGGCCGGGAGGCCGACTTGGGCAGCCTGGATCCCGGGAAACGGGCCGCTCTGCTCTTGGTGCCCGTGGACGCCGGGGCGGGAGATTTCTGGGATGCCTTGCTGGCCGCCGGTGCCATGGGGGAGGTGCGGTGGCTCAGCCCTCCCAAGGAGACTTGCCATGCCTGA
- the mqnE gene encoding aminofutalosine synthase MqnE codes for MGGNGFFKDPNLIPIHEKVLAQKRLTFEDGLDLYRSTDLLGVGYLANIARERQHGNKAYYIINQHINYSNVCINGCKFCAFGKRAGDPLAYEMSLDDIMAKVDERLSEPVTEIHIVGGLHPNLPFSYYLDMLRNIKTRRPSVHLQAFTAVEIAHLASIADLSVADTLAALQEVGLGSLPGGGAEVFSPRIRQSLCAKKLPPEGWLQVCQTAHRQGLRTNATMLYGHHETLEERVDHLVKLRAAQDETGGFLTFIPLAFHSANTELAGLPETTGFDDLKNLAVARLILDNFPHIKAFWIMIGPKIAQLSLAFGADDIDGTVIEERITHMAGARTAQGLTRQELHHLIQEAGREPVERDTLYNVISH; via the coding sequence ATGGGCGGCAACGGTTTTTTTAAGGATCCCAATCTGATCCCCATCCATGAAAAAGTGTTGGCCCAGAAACGCCTGACCTTCGAGGACGGTCTGGACCTTTACCGCTCTACTGATCTGCTGGGGGTGGGCTACCTGGCCAACATCGCGCGGGAGCGGCAGCACGGCAATAAGGCCTACTATATTATTAATCAGCACATCAATTATTCCAACGTCTGTATCAACGGCTGCAAGTTCTGTGCTTTCGGCAAACGGGCCGGAGACCCCCTGGCTTACGAAATGAGCCTGGATGATATTATGGCCAAGGTGGATGAACGCCTCTCGGAGCCGGTTACCGAAATTCACATTGTCGGAGGGCTGCATCCCAATCTGCCTTTCTCCTATTACCTCGACATGCTCCGAAATATCAAGACCAGGCGCCCGAGCGTCCACCTGCAGGCCTTTACCGCCGTAGAAATCGCCCACCTGGCCAGTATTGCCGATCTGAGCGTGGCCGATACCCTGGCCGCCCTGCAGGAAGTCGGCCTGGGCTCTCTGCCGGGGGGCGGCGCCGAGGTCTTCAGTCCCCGCATCCGACAGAGCTTATGCGCCAAGAAGCTCCCCCCCGAGGGCTGGCTGCAGGTCTGCCAGACCGCCCATCGTCAGGGCCTGCGGACCAACGCCACCATGCTCTACGGCCACCACGAGACCCTGGAAGAACGGGTAGACCATCTGGTCAAACTGCGCGCCGCCCAGGATGAGACCGGGGGCTTTCTGACTTTTATCCCCCTGGCCTTTCATTCCGCCAACACCGAATTGGCCGGTCTGCCGGAGACCACCGGCTTCGATGACCTCAAAAACCTGGCAGTAGCCCGCCTGATACTAGACAACTTTCCCCATATCAAGGCCTTCTGGATCATGATCGGCCCCAAGATCGCCCAGCTCTCCCTGGCTTTCGGGGCAGACGACATCGACGGCACTGTCATAGAAGAACGCATCACCCACATGGCCGGAGCCCGCACCGCCCAGGGACTCACTCGTCAGGAACTGCACCACCTCATCCAGGAGGCGGGACGCGAGCCGGTGGAGCGGGATACGCTGTATAACGTCATCAGTCATTAA